From the Carya illinoinensis cultivar Pawnee chromosome 4, C.illinoinensisPawnee_v1, whole genome shotgun sequence genome, one window contains:
- the LOC122307065 gene encoding LOW QUALITY PROTEIN: peroxidase 66 (The sequence of the model RefSeq protein was modified relative to this genomic sequence to represent the inferred CDS: substituted 1 base at 1 genomic stop codon), translating to MLFLEVPCFSIYFSKGIVYYVILWVLAALPLSVAGLDAHYYDQTCPXAEKIIFGAVYNASMHDPKVPARILRMFFHDCFIRGCDASVLLDSTSGNQAEKDGPSNISLRSFYMIDDVKSKLEMSCPHKVSCADIVAIAARDAVTMHLFLFFSDGGPYWNILKGRKDGKVSKAAETINLPAPTFNVTQLIQSFAKRGLGVKYMVALFGAHSLGFTHCSSFEARLHNFSSVHGTDPNMNDEFAENLRKKCPKPNKDRNAGEFFDSTLSTFDNEYYKRIMAGKGVLGSDQARVGDYRSRWIVEAFAKDQSLLSREFAASMMKLGNVGVIDSGEVRLQCGVVN from the exons atgttgTTTTTGGAGGTGCCTTGTTTTTCCATATATTTCTCCAAGGGAATTGTGTATTATGTGATTTTGTGGGTGTTGGCAGCTTTACCTTTATCTGTGG CGGGGCTTGATGCTCATTATTATGACCAAACATGTCCGTAAGCTGAGAAGATAATTTTTGGGGCAGTTTATAACGCATCCATGCATGATCCTAAAGTTCCAGCTCGAATCCTGAGGATGTTCTTCCATGACTGTTTCATAAGG GGATGCGACGCCTCTGTGTTGCTGGACTCGACTTCGGGCAACCAAGCTGAGAAAGACGGTCCTTCGAATATCTCTCTTCGTTCATTTTACATGATCGATGATGTCAAATCTAAGCTTGAAATGTCATGTCCACATAAAGTTTCTTGTGCTGATATAGTTGCCATTGCAGCAAGAGATGCTGTAACCATG CatctgtttctatttttttcagacGGGGGGCCGTATTGGAACATATTGAAAGGTCGGAAAGATGGAAAGGTGTCAAAGGCAGCAGAAACCATCAATTTACCAGCTCCAACCTTCAACGTAACCCAACTCATTCAAAGCTTTGCCAAGAGAGGTTTAGGAGTCAAATATATGGTAGCTCTTTTTGGTGCTCACAGCCTTGGCTTTACACACTGTTCTTCTTTCGAAGCCCGgctgcataactttagttcagtGCATGGGACCGATCCCAATATGAATGATGAGTTTGCAGAAAATCTGAGaaagaaatgcccaaaaccaaacaAGGATCGCAATGCGGGAGAGTTCTTTGATTCGACCTTGTCAACTTTTGATAACGAATATTACAAAAGGATAATGGCAGGAAAGGGCGTGTTGGGATCGGATCAAGCACGGGTTGGTGATTACAGGAGTAGGTGGATTGTTGAAGCATTTGCCAAAGATCAGAGTCTCTTGTCTAGGGAGTTTGCTGCTTCGATGATGAAGCTGGGGAACGTTGGGGTGATTGATAGCGGCGAAGTGAGACTGCAATGTGGAGTGGTAaattga